Within Paramormyrops kingsleyae isolate MSU_618 chromosome 24, PKINGS_0.4, whole genome shotgun sequence, the genomic segment GACGGACAAGACGGTGAGCTTTGTGAAGCTGAACTCAGACGCCGCCGCCGTGGTGCTGCAGCTGATGAACGTGCGCCGCTGCGGGCATTCCGAGAACTTCTTCTTCGTGGAGGTGGGCCGCTCGGCCGTGACAGGCCCCGGCGAGTTCTGGATGCAGGTGGATGACTCGGTGGTGGCTCAGAACATGCATGAGACACTGCTGGAGGCCATGAAGGCACTGAGTGAGGAGTTTTGCCAGCGGACTAAGTCCCAGTCAGTGGGGGCTCTTGCCGGTGGCGGAAATGCCTCCAACCCCATCAGCGTCCCCTCCCGACGCCACTACCCCAATCCCCCTCCGAGCCAGGTGGGCTTTACACGGCGGCCTCGCACTGATCCCCCCGGGACTGGAGGGGGCAGCAGCACCAACACTTCCCCCACTTCTCGCCACAGTTTCCCCAGAGCACGCACGGCAAGCATTGGGGCTGGGACGGAGGAGGGCGGGGCATCAGCGGGAGGGTTGGGGTCTGGGTACAGCCTGAGCGGCTCCTGCTCCACCACTCCGAACATGAGGCTAAAGTCTCGTGCCCCTACTCCGGCCAAAATCCCGCTGAGTTTAGCTTGTTACTCCTCAAACCCTGTCACCTCCCCGGCACCAAGCCTGTCCTCCAGCTCAGGCCATGGGTCCGAATGTGGGATAACTGGGGCAGGGTTAGGAGTGGCAGGGATCTATGCCTATAGCCGCTATGTTCCTCAGGGGGTTTCTGGTTCCCCTAGTGACTATGGCTCATCAGATGAGGGTGGCTGCAGCCCTGGCGAGAACTCCTTGCTCACTCCAGACCTCCCGGAGGCTTCAGCTGGAGGTCTGGGCTGCCACTCCCCATTGGAGGAGCCGTCAAACTACATTGCAATGGGCCAGCGGGTCATTGGCCCCTCACGCAGGCTGCTGCGGCGCTCTTCCAGCCGGGAATGTGAAGCGGAGCGCCGGCTACATAGCAAGAGGGCTTCTTTGCCCCCTTCGGCTCTGGAGCGGCCCTTGGCCAGCGAGGCTGGGGGCGAAGATGGCAAGGCCGAGGACTATGCCGTCATGTCCCGTAGTCACAGCAGGGAGTCCTTCACGTCATGTAGAGACTCTGCCACGGGTGCTACCGGTAGTGGAGGGTATCTGGACATAGCAGGGGAGGTTACAGCTAAGGATGAGGGCCAGGGTGGAGTGGGAGGAGGACGGGCAGGAGGAGAACGGATGGTGGATAATGGGTATATGACCATGTTGCCGGGGGTGACTTCTCCTCCTGTTTCCCTGTCACTTTCCCTTTCACCCGCGGTCTCAGCCCCAAAGGCTGCCGGCAGTGAAGAATACATGGCCATGACCCCCAACAACAGCGTGTCCCCTCCTCGTCACATCCGGCCCTCAGGCTCTGAGGGGTACATGGTGATGTCCCCAAATAGCAGCTGCTCCCCAGACCAGCATGGGATGGGTTTGTTAGGCAGCGGCTGGGGAAGCAGGAGATCGATGGACGGTAGAGTGGGAAGCGACTACATGAACATGTCTCCCATCAGCCCTCGCTCTGCCAGCAGCACACCCCCACAATACCATGGGCAGCACCTGCAGCAGCCACCCCCGAAGATGGTCTTTTCCTACTGCTCCCTGCCTCGATCTTACAAACACACACTATCTACCCCTTTCCAGGATGAGCTTGGGCAAGGCACAAGGCCAGGATGTCGTGGAAATGATGACCCGGAGTGCCGGCGCAAGGGGACAGACCACCCGAGCAGACCGGAAGCTTCCACAGGCCCTAAGGAAGGCCACCACCTgtccctctcttcctcctcGTACTCCTCCAGCTCCGCCAGCAGCGAAAGCCTTGAAGAGAGGCATGCTCAACTCGTTGAAGCCATAACGGGAAAAGGAAGACTTGGATCTTTTGGAAACCTTGGCGAGAGCTTTAAGGATGGAGCACTGCAGCAGAGGCGTGTGCCAGTGGGGCAGAAGCAATGCAACTTGCAGCCAATAAGAGGCCGGCCATCCAGCCTCTTTGTCCATGTCTCCAAAGCCAGCACCCTCCCTCGGGTGCGGGAACACCCTCTCCTTCCTGCAAATCAGAGTCCTGGGGAGTATGTCAGCATTGAGTTCAAGGGAAAAATGGCAGGGGCACAGGGGGGACTGGCACGTGGACCATTGCACAATGCCCCTGGACACTTCCGGCGACCTGCTGCCTGCCTGGCTGGCTCATTGACACTCCCCCGTAGTGTGTCTGCTCCCCTGGCCCCACTTGCTGCCTCTGAGTATGTCAACATGGAACTGGGTACTTCTCCTGCTTCTTCGCCTCATTCTCTGATGCCCCTTGGCTTTCGTTCTGGCAAGAGCCCTCCCAGCCAACTTGCAGTCGCCCCAAAGGCTCGCCGCGAGCGCCAGTTGGGTCCTCGGGAGGGCGAGTTGCCGGACTCTGGCCAGGGGAAGAATGGCGTACCTGTGGCCATCACACCAG encodes:
- the LOC111860932 gene encoding insulin receptor substrate 1-B, yielding MESQAVEQQSYQDVRMCGYLRKPKSTHRRYFVLRAASERGPARLEYYENEKKFRSKAPVPKKTVSLETCFNINRRADSKNRHMIVLYTRGESFAIAADSEEVQNEWYQAMLDLQCKSRTPSEGSGGDMPSPGPPFKEVWQVKVWPKGLGQARNLVGVYRLCLTDKTVSFVKLNSDAAAVVLQLMNVRRCGHSENFFFVEVGRSAVTGPGEFWMQVDDSVVAQNMHETLLEAMKALSEEFCQRTKSQSVGALAGGGNASNPISVPSRRHYPNPPPSQVGFTRRPRTDPPGTGGGSSTNTSPTSRHSFPRARTASIGAGTEEGGASAGGLGSGYSLSGSCSTTPNMRLKSRAPTPAKIPLSLACYSSNPVTSPAPSLSSSSGHGSECGITGAGLGVAGIYAYSRYVPQGVSGSPSDYGSSDEGGCSPGENSLLTPDLPEASAGGLGCHSPLEEPSNYIAMGQRVIGPSRRLLRRSSSRECEAERRLHSKRASLPPSALERPLASEAGGEDGKAEDYAVMSRSHSRESFTSCRDSATGATGSGGYLDIAGEVTAKDEGQGGVGGGRAGGERMVDNGYMTMLPGVTSPPVSLSLSLSPAVSAPKAAGSEEYMAMTPNNSVSPPRHIRPSGSEGYMVMSPNSSCSPDQHGMGLLGSGWGSRRSMDGRVGSDYMNMSPISPRSASSTPPQYHGQHLQQPPPKMVFSYCSLPRSYKHTLSTPFQDELGQGTRPGCRGNDDPECRRKGTDHPSRPEASTGPKEGHHLSLSSSSYSSSSASSESLEERHAQLVEAITGKGRLGSFGNLGESFKDGALQQRRVPVGQKQCNLQPIRGRPSSLFVHVSKASTLPRVREHPLLPANQSPGEYVSIEFKGKMAGAQGGLARGPLHNAPGHFRRPAACLAGSLTLPRSVSAPLAPLAASEYVNMELGTSPASSPHSLMPLGFRSGKSPPSQLAVAPKARRERQLGPREGELPDSGQGKNGVPVAITPEMASSCDYTEMGFTFGAAVPSECANPGPPKAPVGHTSSMELGIDYLPTEVNTGPEQGHKTVRANPQARRRHCSETFLALSSSSSSTSPPSLFPKHGQTVIRRQAMDGILWANAAAAPYVNPRPPSLPAAQPSSMEQGLNYIDLDLVNKESPHSALEGSSPNQPLPGRLFASVLGGGLSGCVGGGSSAGISLNTYASIDFYKSEELRTHQNGSKDGTEC